The genomic stretch TGAACGACGATTTCGCCACCGACGTGGAAGGGGACCAGCTGGTGATGAAACCGGGTACTACCCTTACCACCGACAGCATTGACCGTATTCTCAAGTGGTGCTATGCTCACGAAGACAACATGCCCAAGCACGATGTGTTGGGCGGTATCGTTAAGGGTCACAGCGGACACCCTGGCGCTCCCGGCGCCAAGGCGAAGCCACAGGTGGCCGACTACGCTCCACCTTCTCCGGTGCTGAACGTGAAGGCCGAAGCCGACGACGCTGGCGCCACCCTCACCTGGAAGGGTGCTCCCGAATTCACGAAGCTGGTGGTGGAAAAGAAGAACGGCACCAAGTGGGACGCCGTGGGCGAGCCCGGCGTGAAGGACAAGAGTTTCCTCGACGCAAACGGCAAGGTGGGTGATGTGTATCGCATGATTGCCACTTCCGGCGAACGCACGGCGAAACCTTCCAAGGAAGCTACCGCTACTCAGAAGCCCGCGCCGGTAGAGGAGGCTAAGTAATTATGGCTGAATGTGTAAAAGTTTGTACAGCGAACTTCGGCAAGGGCGCCCAGGACATCGAAGTCTATAAGAAGCTGGGCGGCTACGCCAATATTTCCGAAAAGCTCTTCAACATGAGCCAGTTCGAACTCATCGACTACGTGCAGCGCTCTAACCTGCGCGGCCGTGGCGGTGCAGGGTTCCCCACGGGCATGAAGTGGAGTTTTGTTCCCCGCAATTCCGGCAAGCCCGTGTATATCGTGGTGAACGCCGACGAAGGCGAAGGCGGAACTTTCAAGGATCATTTCTTGATGCTGGAAGACCCCCACCGTCTTATCGAAGGCCTGATTATCGCCGGTTGGGCACTGGGCAGCCGCGCGGCCTACATCTACTGCCGTGGCGAATTTTTGCCCTGCATCGAAAGCATCAACAAGGCCTTGAACCAGGCATACGCTGCCGGTTACCTGGGTGAAAACATTATGGGCACCAAGTTCTGCTTTGACATCTTTGTCCATCGCGGAGCGGGCGCCTACATCTGCGGTGAAGAAACCGCCCTTATCAATTCTCTCGAAGGCCAGAAGGGTCAGCCCCGTCTTAAGCCGCCTTTCCCGGCGGTAAGCGGCGCCTGGAAGAGCCCCACCTGCGTGAACAACGTGGAGACCATCATGGCCCTTCCGTGGATCCTGAGCCATGAACCCGAAGAATACGCCAAGATGGGAACTCCCCGTGCTGGCGGTACCAAGGTGTTCTGCATCTCTGGCGACGTGAAGAATCCGGGCGTGTACGAGGCTCCTCTCGGCACTCCCATGATGACCATGATTAACGACTACGCCGGTGGCGTTGTGGGCGGAAAGCTCAAGGCCGTGCTGCCGGGCGGATCCTCTTGCGCTCCCTTGACTGCCGAAGAAGCGGCCGTGGCCACCATGGATTATGAATGCCTCGCCTCCATGAAGACCATGTTCGGTTCTGGCGCCATGATCGTGATTAACGATACCCACAACATGGTGGACCTGCTGAACTGCCTCGGCAACTTCTACAGCCACGAATCCTGTGGCCAGTGCACGCCTTGCCGCGAAGGTACGGGTCTTCTGCACCGCATGTTGAACCTGATTGTTGAAGGCAAGGGTCACGACGGCGACGTGGAACTGATGCAGAGCCTCTGCGGCGGTTTCGGCGGCGTGACCATTTGTCCTCTTTCCATTTCGCTGGGTGGCCCTGTAAGTTCTTATACGGCCAAGTTCCGTGCGGACTTTGACGAATACATCGCAAAGAACCCGGACCACGCCAAGCCCCGTGTTCAAGAAACCTATCGTCCTGGAATTTTCTGGTAATATTATGAGTAACTACTACAACATGCCGAAACTCCCGACCGAGAACAGCCCGAAGGTGGAAATCTTCGTGGACGACAAGCCGGTGATGGTTCCTGGCGATACGAATCTTCTCGAAGCCCTCAAGGCCGTGGGTATCGAAACGCCCCACGTATGTTACCACCCGTTCCTCCCGGTGTCGGGCAACTGCCGCCAGTGCCTGGTGGAGCAAGAAGGCCCCCGCGGTCGTATGCTGGTGATTGCCTGCTACACGCCGGTGGCTCCGGGTATGAAAATCTATACGCCGGCCTCCAGCGCCCGCGTGAAAAACGCCCGCAAGGCCACTCAGGAGTTCATGCTGGTGAACCACCCGCTGGATTGCCCCATCTGCGACAAGGCCGGCGAGTGCACCCTGCAAGAAAACTATATGGAAGCGGGTCAGAACGAATCCCGCATGCGTCCCGAATACGGCAAGAACTACCACGGCAATCCGGCGCACCAGTTCATTGACGCCAAGGGCCAGCTCCGGGGTGGCAAGCATGTGGACTTGGGCCCCCGCGTTTTGCTGGACGAAGAACGTTGCGTGCAGTGCGACCGCTGCGTGCGCTTTATGCGTAGCATCGCCGGTTCCGAACAGCTCCAGCTGGCGGGCCGTGCCGACCACACCTACATCACTACGTTCCCGGGCGAAAAGCTGGACCACGAATACGACCTGTGCGTCACCGACGTTTGCCCGGTGGGCGCCATGACGGCCAAGTACTTCCGCTTCCAGAAGCGCGTCTGGCTCCTTTCCCACACGCCCACGGTTTCCATGGACGATTCCCTGGGGGCAAACATCTGGCTGGACCATGCCGACGGTCGCATCTATCGCGTGATGCCCCGCTGCAATCCGGAAGTGAACCGCAGCTGGCTTTCTAACACCAGCCGTCTCGCGTTCCAGAATTTTGACAAGAACCGCCTTCCGTTCATGGGATTCCATGTAATCCAGAACCTGGTTTCCGGAGTCAAGGCGGAAGGGGGCAAGATTGCCCTTGCCGCTGGCGGCACCTGCACCATCGAGGACCTTGCGGCCCTCCGCATGCTGAAGGATTCCCTTGGCGACAGCGCCGAGCTGTTCGGCGGTACGTTCAAGAAGGTGGGTTCTCCCGACGGCATCGCCATGAGCGGTGACCCCATGGCCAACCGCGCAGGCTTCAAGCTCATGGGCGTCCCCGAAAACAACCTCGCAGACCTCACGAAGCGTGCCGGCGAATTCAAGCTGCTCCTGACCGTGAACCTGGATATCTTCGGCGAAGATGCATCCCAGGCTTCCGCCCTCGAAAAGATCCAGAACCGCGTGGTGCTTTCGGCTTTCAACGACGAGACCGCCGCTCACGGCACCCTCTCTTGCGGTGTGCGCCACTGGAGCGAAGTCCAGGGCACTATGGTGAACAGCCTGAACATTCTGCAAAAGCTGAATGCCTGCCCGGTATGCCCCGACGAGAAGATCCGCCCGGCCTACGAAATCCTTTCGGAACTGGCCGGATGCAAGTTCGAGTCCGCGGCAGACGCCTTTAAACATGCTGGCGAATACGCTCCCGCTCTCGCAGGCCTTTCTTACGATGCCATCAAGAGTACAGGCAAACTCCTCGAAGGAGGTGAAGCATAATGGATATTATTGAATCCAAGACCTGGGTGGAATGGCTCATCACTATCGGAAAGTTCGCTTTCTGCTTTGTGCCGGTCCTTTACATCCTGTTGCTTATTCCTATGGAACGCCGCGGCGCTGGCTTTATGCAAGACCGTCAGGGTCCCAACCGTTCCTATATCAAGATTCCCTATTTCGGAAAGATCCGTTTGCTGGGGTATGTGCAGAACATGTGCGACGGCACCAAGCTGTTCTTCAAGGAAATGTTCGCTCCCAAGGGCGCAAACAAGTTCTTGTACTACGTGGCGCCTGCTATTCCTTTCGCTATCGTTTTCTTAAGCCCCTGCGTGATTCCCTGGTTTGGTCCCATGGTCTTTGAATGGGGTGGCAAGACGGTCCGCATTGCGGGCTCCATCGTGGATTCCGACGTGGGCGTGCTCCTGCTGTTCGGGCTTTCGTCCCTTTCGGCTTACGGTGCCGTGTTGGCCGGTTGGGCGTCCAAGTCCAAGTATAGCTTCTTGGGAGCGCTCCGTACCAGTTCCATGACCATCAGCTACGAAGTCTGTCTCGGTCTTTCCATGATGGGCATCTTGCTCCTTGCAGGCTCCTTCAACCTAACCGATATCGTGAACTGGCAGGAACACCACGCCTGGGGCATTGTGGTCCAGCCGGTGGCCTTCTTCTGCTTCCTCATCGCAAGCATCGCCGAAACGGGCCGCGCTCCCTTTGACGTGGCCGAAGGCGAACCCGAACTGGTTGCCGGTTACCATACCGAATATGGTGCCATGCAGTTCGGCCTGTTCTACATGGGTGAATACTCCCACATCTGCATCAACAGCTTCCTCATCGCGACCCTCTTTTTGGGCGGCTACTCCGTGCCTTTCGTGACGACGGAAACCATGCAGGCCCACATGGGAGGCTCTCTCGCCATCCTCTTTGGCGTGCTCGCCTTCCTCGCTCTTGCGTTCCTCCACTTGATTTACCGCTATTCCGCAAAGCTTGCCAAGCGTGCCCAGTCCAACAAGATGGAAATCTTGCAGGAATACAAGCTTTACAAGCTCGTCGCCTGGGTGGCCGTCGTGGTGTTTGTCGCCCTGGGTGCTTGTGCCTGGCTGTTCTACAATCCCGCGAACTTCGTGGTGAACGGCTTTGCCGTGGGTAGCCTTGCGACAGCCGTGGGTACGGCCCTTATCCACTTGCTGGTGCTTGTGGTCAAGAGCGTGTTTTTCTGCTGGGTGTGGATCTGGGTCCGCTGGACTCTGCCTCGCTTCCGCTATGACCACGTGATGCATCTCGGCTGGAAGATTATCTTGAATATCGCCCTCATTAACCTCGTGGTGACAGCGGTCATCGCCAAACTCGTAGGGGGTAACTAATGCGCGTTATTAGACAGAAACCCATGACCCTGGGTGAACGCCTCTATATCTTTGAGGCCATTCGCGGTCTGTGGACAACTCTCAAGCACGCTGCCCGCGGTCTTTTCGACTACGACAGCCTGCCTACCATCTCTTACCCCGAAGGTCAGCCCGAAGTGCGCAACACCTACCGTGCCAAGCACCGCCTGATGCTTCGCCCCGACGGGACTCCCCGTTGCGTGGCCTGCGGCATGTGCGCTGCGGCTTGCCCTGCTCACTGCATCTTTATCGAGGCTACTCAGAGTGACGACCCCCGTATCGAAAAGCGGGTGATGCGTTTTGACATCGACCACCTGACCTGCGTGTTCTGCGGTCTCTGCGTCGAGGCCTGTCCGGTAGATGCGCTCCGCATGGATACCAAGGTAATCAGTTTCGAACATCGCACCCGCGACGAATTTGTATCCAGTCTTTTCGATTTGACCAACTGGAATCCTGCCGACTATCCCGAAGACGAGCAGAGCCAGAAGGCTCCTGGCGGGACTCTGAACAAGCAGGCTCTGGAAACCTGGGGAATGGAGGTTAAGTAATGCTCGCTCTCGTTTACTTTATTATTCTCGCCGTGATTGCCGTAGGGGCCGCCCTTTGCGTGCTCCTTTCCAGGCATCCTCTGTACGGCGCTCTTTCCCTGGTGGTGTCCATGGTCTCCCTGGCCGGCATCTACGGCCTTGTAGGCAGCCCCTTCTTGGGAGTTGTCCAGATTATGGTCTATGCGGGCGCTATCATGATGCTCGTGACCTTTGTGATTATGGTCTTAAACGGTGCCAAGGATAAGCGGACTCCCATGTTCGACGGGGTGTCTTTCTTTATTATCCCCGCCGTTCTGGTTCTTGCCGCCATGGTGGGCTTTGCCTTGCTGCGTTCCACTATGACATTTGATTCTGCAACTGTGGCAGGTTCCGTGAAGGTGACTTCGGAAACTCTGTTCAACATGGCCTCTACGGGCCCCGGGTATTTCCTTTTGTTCGAGGTGATTGGCGTGCTGTTGCTTTCGGCGATGGTGGCGGCCATCTTCCTTGCCAAGAGACACCTTGGTTCTGTGATTAGCGAAAATACGGAGGATAAGCACTGATGGAACTCCAACCGTTATACATCCAGATTCTTGCCCTGGTGATTTTCGCCATCGGCATCATCGTCGCCGTTGCCCGCCGCAACCTGTTCTTTGTGCTCATGGGCGTAGAACTGGCCCTGAATGCCGTGAACCTCTCCTTTGTGGGCTTTGCAAAGACGCTTCCTGCAGAGGCTAGCGTTACGGGTCAGATTGTGCCGCTGTTCTCCATAGCGGTGGCGGCGGCCGAGGCCTGCGTGGGCTTTGCCATGGTCATCATGATTTTCCGTAACAAGGAAAGCGTTGATGCGGATTCTTATTCGGATATGAAGGGGTAGGCTATGACACATTTACCACTTTGGTTTATTCCTCTTTTCCCCCTGATCGGTACCATCCTTCTGGGAACCATCGCCGTGGTTTCTTCGGGCGCAAAGAAGGGCCCCTCCGAAGGTCTCGTCGGGACTCTTGCGGTGTTGTTCCCGGCGCTCTCCTTTGCCGTGGTGGCAATCCTTGCCTGCAGCATGCCCGAGGCCGGGTTCAGGGAAACCCTCTGCAACTGGATTGATATTCCCCTGTTTCGGGCGGATATCGGTTTCCTGTTCGACGGACTTTCCCGCATCATGCTCCTGTTCGTCACGGGAATCGGCTCCCTCATCGCCATGTACTCCATCGGTTACATGCACGGCGACCGTGGCTTTGCCAGGTTCTTCGCCTACATCAACCTGTTCCTGTTCAGCATGGTGGTGTTGGTGCTTGCCGACAGCCTGCTTCTCACCTTCCTCGGTTGGGAAGGCGTGGGCCTCTGCTCTTACCTGCTTATCGGCTTCTGGAATCAGGATATCAAGAACTGCAAGGCGGCAAACAAGGCCTTTATCGTGAACCGCGTGGGCGATATCGGGTTCTTGTTGGGCATGCTTACCCTTGTGACTATCGGTGGCTCCAGCCTGTTGAACTACGACGGCCTTGCCGCTTTCATCAACATGGTGATTGGTGCCGGCGAAGTTGTGGAACTGGTTCTGCCCCTTTCTCTTGCAGGACTCCTCTTCTTTATCGGTTGCACTGGCAAGTCGGCCCAGATTCCCCTGTTGACCTGGCTTCCCGACGCCATGGCGGGTCCGACCCCCGTGTCCGCTCTTATTCATGCGGCCACCATGGTGACCAGCGGCGTTTACCTGCTGGCCCGTCTCTCGATGATGTTCTGCCTGCTGGAGCATGTGCTCTTGATTATCGTTTTCGTGGGCATGTTCACGGCCCTCTGGGCGGCCATTGCGGGCCTTCTGCAAAACGACATCAAGAAGGTTCTGGCCTACTCGACAATTTCCCAGTTGGGCTACATGTTCATGGCGGCAGGCGTCTGTGCCTTTGATGCTTCTATTTTCCATGTGTTCACCCACGCCTTCTTCAAGGCGGCCTTGTTCCTTGGAGCCGGTGCGGTTATCCATTCCCTCGCTGGGGAGCAGGATATGCGCCGTATGGGCGGGCTTATCAACAAGACTCCCGTGACGGCCTGCGTCATGATTTTTGCCTTCCTCGCCATTGTCGGGTTCCCCGGCTTTGCGGGCTTCTGGTCCAAGGACTTGATTCTGGAACGCATTTTCGTGAGTGGCCCCATTCTTGGCCCCATCGTCTATGTGGTGGGTCTTGCCACGGCGGTGATTACCGCGGTCTATATGGGACGCCTGATTATCATGACCTTCTTTGGCAAATATCGCGGTGATAAGGAAACCGAGGAACATATCCACGAGGCTCCGGCGGTGATGCTGTTCCCCATGGTGATTCTCGCCTTCGGTGCTATCTTCTCCGGCTATCTGTGGGCTGATTCCATTGGCCTTACCTTCTTCCGCGACAGCATGGCTTCTGTGGTGGGTCACGCCCAGGCTCTTTACCTGGCGGCAAATCCTGCCGCTCACGTGAACCCGGTTATCTTTGCCGCTCTTGGCACGCTGGCTGCCCTCGGCGGTATGTATATCGCCTGGAAGGTATTTAGCCGCGCCCGTATCATCGGTGTCAAGGGAGCCTCTACGGTTCCCGAAGGCAGCGCCGCTTCCTGGACGTTCCTTTGGGACTATATCCACTGCGCATTTATTGCCGGTGTGAACATTCTGGCCTGGTTCTGCGACGTGGTGGTGGAAAAGGTACTGCAGGCAATCCAGTGGACCCTTGCCGCCATCGTCGAAATCCTCGGCGACGGGGCGTCTATCCTCCAGGTCCGCAAGGTTCGTCTCCAGCTCTCGTTTAGCGTTGCAGGGGTTGCACTCCTTGTAATGCTGGTCATTTTCTCGGGAGGACTCGTCTAATGTTGTTAAATCTTCTCGTTATCGCGCCCTTTGTTGCCGCCATCCTGATGGTGCTCAACTCCAAGGAAGACTCCAGCGCGTCTTCTCGCATGGCAATCCTCATGGGTGTGGCCTTTGCGGTTATGTCCGTGGCCTTGATTGTCACGGGTAACCAGGCGACCACCCCTGTGGAATGGTTCCACATTCCGGGAACCCGCGGTCCGGTTTACTACTACCTCTACGCCCACGGTCTGGGTGCCTGGATGGTGTTCCTTTCTTGTGGTCTCTCCTTAGTTGCTCTGATTTCTGCCCGTAGCATTACGGGCAAGAGCTACCGCAATTTCGCCATCGGCATCTTCGCCTTGATGGGCGCCATGAACGGAACCTTCCTTGCGGCAGACGCCGTGCTGTTCTTCTTCTTCTTCGAAGCCATGGTGATTCCTGCGGCAATCCTGATTGCGGCTTTCGGTGGCGAAAAGAGGACTACGGCGGCCATGACCTTTGCCATCTACACTCTGGTGGGCTCTGCTCCCATGATGGTGGCCCTCTGGTACTTGCTGACCATAGCCGACAACTCCCTGTTGCTCTCTATGGCGGTGGCTGTCCAGAGTTTGCCTGCAGATACCCAGACCCTGGTGATGCTCAGCTTCTTGCTTGCCTTCTTGGTGAAGACTCCTATCTTCCCCTTCCATGGTTGGCAAGCCATTACCTATGCCGAAGCTCCTGCACCTCTGTCTGCAATCCTTACGGGTGCCATGAGCAAGGCGGGCGTGTTCGGCTTTATCGCCTGGGTCTTGCCCATATTCCCCATGAACTTGAATTACATTTCTGGCCTTATGTGGCTTGGCCTCGGTACGGCGATTTATGGAGCCCTCATGGCGCTCCGGGCTACCGACGGCAAGAGGCTCTTGGCCTATAGTTCCATGAGCCACCTGGGCTTTGCGGTGGCAGGTGTCTTCAGCCTTTCCGAAGCCATGCTCCCCGCGGTGTTGGTGCTTCTGGTGGCCCACGGTATCTCTGCCGGTGTCCAGTATTTCTTGATGGGCGTTGCCGAACGCATGACCGGCACCCGCAACATCAACGAAATGGGCGGTCTTTCTTCAAAGAATCCCGTGTTCAGTTTCCTCTTCGGTGCGGCTGGCGTCATGGCTCTTGCCGTTCCCGGTACTGCCGGATTCGTGGGCGAATTTACAGTGCTCCTTTCCCTGTGGGATTTGGGACCCCTGCCTGCATTGGTGGGCGGTTTCTGCCTGATTCTTTCGGCCACTTACGTGCTCCGCTTTGTCCAGAAGGTTATCTTCGGCAAGCCCGCCCGTGAGTACCAGGAAGGTACAAGGACCACGGCTCTGGAAGGGGTTGCCTTCGGTTCCATGCTGGCGCTGCTTCTGGCCTTCGGTCTGCACCCCGCATTCGTGACCAATTCCTTGCACCTGTTCGACGAGGGAATTACCGAAGAATCGACGACGGAAGTTGTAGAGGAGGTTACAGAACCTGCAGAACAGCCCATGACTGCCGAAGAGTTGCGGGAACTGGATTCCACTCTTGCCGCTTCTGGTTTTACGGAAGAAGAACGCAAGGCCTTGCTTGCCCAGATCCAGTCTGAAACCCTGGCTGTAGATTCTGCGGTGGCCGCTTCTGAAGCGGAGGAGCAATCGGCTGTAGTGGGTACGGATTCTTCTGCGGCAGGGGTTGAACAGCCTGCGGTAGAAACTGAAAAGACGGAGGCATCCGAAAATGAGTAATTACATCAATCTTATGCCGGTGATCCTTGTGATTCTCGGGGCCATAGTTTCCATTGCCGCGGAACCCTTTATCAAGGACGAAAACAAGCACAAGGTTTTGCCGTGGTCAGCTGCATTCTTCGTGGCGCTTGCCATGGTGTCTTGTGCGCTTCTTTCTCCGGATACGCTTTTCAACCTGTTTGCCATGGATCCTGTCCGTCGACTGTTGACGGGAGCGGTTCTCTTCTGTTCTCTTCTTGGAATTTCTGGTATCCAGTGGACTCTGGGTCACGAAAAACATAAGGGCGGCGAACCCTACGGTCTCATGCTTTTGGCTACGGGCGGAGCCTTGCTCATGATCCAGGCCATCGATTATTTGGCCTTGTTCATCGCCATGGAACTGACCTCTTTCCCGGTGTACGCCCTGGTGGGGCTCCGTCGCAGGAACACCAATTCGGCTGAAGGCGTGTTCAAGTATTTTGTGTCGGGAGCCATTTTCAGCGCCATTTTCCTGTATGGTGTAGCCATGATTTACGGTGCTACGGGAACCACCAGCTTCTATTCAAGCTGCATTTTGTGGCGTGAACCGCTCTACGCTATCGGTGTACTGATGGTGCTTTTCGGCGTGCTGTTCAAGGCGGGTGCCGCTCCGGTTCACTACTGGGTGGCCGACGTCTATACCGGTGCCGCCGTGGCCGTTACAGGCTTTATGGCTGCCGTCGTGAAGGTGGCCGCTCTTGCTGCTCTCGGCTCTATCTGGCTCTCTGTGCTGGTGACCAAGGCTTCGTCCGCTCCTGCCTGGAATTTGGCCGAACCGGTGACCATTGATTCCCAGTCCGAATCCCTGGGCGTGATGGTAATGATTGTTGCTATTCTATCCATAGCAATTGGAGCTTTTGGAGGTCTTGCGCAAAAATCCATCCGCCGCATTTTGGCGTTCTCCGCCGTGATGAATGCGGGCTTCATCTTGATTGGGTTGTTGTTGCCCGATTACTTGGTTTCTGGCAGGGTGCAATTTGGCCCCATGTTCTATTTCTTGATTACCTACGCCGTGGCCTCTGCCGGTGCTCTTACCGGGGTTGCTTATTTGGCGGGTAAAGACGACAAGAACGAAACCTTAGATGACTTGCAGGGTGCAGGCCGTAGGCGTCCTTTCGTGTCGCTGGCGGTGGCTGTGTGCCTTGCCTCCTTGGCCGGGCTTCCCCCTGTTGCTGGGTTCCTTGCCAAGTTCGTGCTCTTTACGGGGGCTTTCTCTGCGGACATGTCCTGGATTGCAGTGACGGGCTTTGGCTTTTCCTTGGTGGCTGCGGCCTACTACCTGCGCATTGCCTATGTGCTGTTTGCGCCTGCCAAGAAAACCTGCGAATGTAAGTGCCAGTGTGCGGACAATGCGGTCTTTGGCTATATGCTGAAGTTTACCGTGGCAGTTGCGGCCGCGGCCTTGCTGGTGATGGGAGTGTTCCCGAGCCTCGCTCTGCTGTAATTAAAGGATAGAGTGCGTTTTACCACTCCGGTCCTGGTGCCGGAGTTCTTTTTTTTATCTGGATGTTATATATTTGGATTAGAAGTTTTTAAGGGGGGGGGAAGATGATGTATAAAAAAATATCTTCTCGACTGGTTTTCTTTTTTTGCGTTATTTCGGTGATATCGTTGTTTACCGCTTGTGGTGGGGACAACGGGAGTAGTGCCGACGAACAGGAGTCGTTGCAGTCTAGCGACGCCTCCGTAATTGATGACGAATCTTCTTCTTCTGTTGAAAAGAATGCGGAATCAAAATCGTCTAGCAGTTTCGCCGAGAGCGAGGATTCTTCGTCTTCAGAAGAGAATGTTGATCCCGAAGCCATTCCCACTTCCATGGAAGGTGTAAACGGCTACATGCAAAAGGGACCGTTCTTGAGCGGTTCCAAAGTTCGAGTTTTGGAACTGGAAAGTGGACGTACTTTGAACCAGACGGGTCTCAACTTTGAAACCAAAATCCAGACGGATGACGGAAAGTTTAAGCTCAATGCCCGTACCATGGTGAGTCAGTACGTGGAACTTCACGCCGATGGTTATTACCGTAACGAGGTTTCGGGAAAGGAATCCGAGGCCCCCATTACCCTGTATGCCATTACCGATGTTCGCAAACGTGATGGAGGTCTGGTGAATATCAACCTGCTTACGCACTTGGAATTCCAGCGCGTAGTCTACCTGGTCAAAGAAAAGAAGATGAAGGTGTACAAGGCCAAGGCTCAAGCCCAACAAGAGGTTCTTGCCATGCTGGACATCACGGGCAGCGAGGGATTTGCCAGTTCTGAAGACTTGAACATTGTGGGAACCTCTGAAGCAGATGGCGCTTTGCTTGCCTTCTCCGTCATGTTCCAGGGAGACCGCTCCGTGGCAAAACTAACGTCTTTGCTCCAAAGTGTGGTGAACGATTTGGAAGAAGATGGCAAATGGGATGATGAAGCTGTCAGGACGGAGATTGCGGACTGGGCGGAAACGCAGGACCATGAGGGTTATTTGGATTCTATCCGCAAGCATGTTGCCGACTGGAAACTGGGCCCTGTTCCAAATTTTGAAAAGTACGTGCGCCATTTCTGGTATTCCAACTATAGGTTGGGGGTATGTTCTACAGAAAATAGAGGTGAGATCCTGAAAAATGGCAACAGGCAGAGTACCAAGAAGGCAATGTATTTCGTTTGTGAAGACAACGCCTGGAGGGAAATGACCGATTTTGAGAAGGATACCTATGACTATGTAAACGAAAGTCCTTGGATCGCCGGCTTTACAGGAGAGGTCCGCAAGGGCGCTGTATCGAACAACTACTATGCCTATGATGGAGAAAAATGGCGCGAGGCCACGGAAGATGAACGAGAAATGTACGACTATGTGAACAACAAGTCCTGGAACGCTGGAGAATATGGAGAACGGAAGAATGGTGCAGTGACGGATACGCTGGTCTACATTTTTGACGGGGCCTGGCGCAAGGCGACAAAATATGAAGCCCTGTGGGGGCTTTGTGACGAGTCCCAAAATGGCAACAGTTATGATGGTGAACATGTCTGTAGTGATGGAGAATGGAAGGAAAAAGCAATAGTTGCTGGATCACTTTGGAATATGAATCCCGAACGGTTCTATCAAGTTCAGACGCCGGAAGTGGTGGAGTGTACTGGCGGTGACCCTGGAGCAATGGATGACTACGGTGCGTCTTGTTTCCAAAACACGGAGGGCTGGTGGTTTGCTTATGATGGTACTGAAGAAAATCCGGGAACAGAGGCTAGTTTTACTC from Fibrobacter sp. encodes the following:
- a CDS encoding NADH-quinone oxidoreductase subunit M — encoded protein: MLLNLLVIAPFVAAILMVLNSKEDSSASSRMAILMGVAFAVMSVALIVTGNQATTPVEWFHIPGTRGPVYYYLYAHGLGAWMVFLSCGLSLVALISARSITGKSYRNFAIGIFALMGAMNGTFLAADAVLFFFFFEAMVIPAAILIAAFGGEKRTTAAMTFAIYTLVGSAPMMVALWYLLTIADNSLLLSMAVAVQSLPADTQTLVMLSFLLAFLVKTPIFPFHGWQAITYAEAPAPLSAILTGAMSKAGVFGFIAWVLPIFPMNLNYISGLMWLGLGTAIYGALMALRATDGKRLLAYSSMSHLGFAVAGVFSLSEAMLPAVLVLLVAHGISAGVQYFLMGVAERMTGTRNINEMGGLSSKNPVFSFLFGAAGVMALAVPGTAGFVGEFTVLLSLWDLGPLPALVGGFCLILSATYVLRFVQKVIFGKPAREYQEGTRTTALEGVAFGSMLALLLAFGLHPAFVTNSLHLFDEGITEESTTEVVEEVTEPAEQPMTAEELRELDSTLAASGFTEEERKALLAQIQSETLAVDSAVAASEAEEQSAVVGTDSSAAGVEQPAVETEKTEASENE
- the nuoL gene encoding NADH-quinone oxidoreductase subunit L encodes the protein MTHLPLWFIPLFPLIGTILLGTIAVVSSGAKKGPSEGLVGTLAVLFPALSFAVVAILACSMPEAGFRETLCNWIDIPLFRADIGFLFDGLSRIMLLFVTGIGSLIAMYSIGYMHGDRGFARFFAYINLFLFSMVVLVLADSLLLTFLGWEGVGLCSYLLIGFWNQDIKNCKAANKAFIVNRVGDIGFLLGMLTLVTIGGSSLLNYDGLAAFINMVIGAGEVVELVLPLSLAGLLFFIGCTGKSAQIPLLTWLPDAMAGPTPVSALIHAATMVTSGVYLLARLSMMFCLLEHVLLIIVFVGMFTALWAAIAGLLQNDIKKVLAYSTISQLGYMFMAAGVCAFDASIFHVFTHAFFKAALFLGAGAVIHSLAGEQDMRRMGGLINKTPVTACVMIFAFLAIVGFPGFAGFWSKDLILERIFVSGPILGPIVYVVGLATAVITAVYMGRLIIMTFFGKYRGDKETEEHIHEAPAVMLFPMVILAFGAIFSGYLWADSIGLTFFRDSMASVVGHAQALYLAANPAAHVNPVIFAALGTLAALGGMYIAWKVFSRARIIGVKGASTVPEGSAASWTFLWDYIHCAFIAGVNILAWFCDVVVEKVLQAIQWTLAAIVEILGDGASILQVRKVRLQLSFSVAGVALLVMLVIFSGGLV
- a CDS encoding NADH-quinone oxidoreductase subunit N; the protein is MSNYINLMPVILVILGAIVSIAAEPFIKDENKHKVLPWSAAFFVALAMVSCALLSPDTLFNLFAMDPVRRLLTGAVLFCSLLGISGIQWTLGHEKHKGGEPYGLMLLATGGALLMIQAIDYLALFIAMELTSFPVYALVGLRRRNTNSAEGVFKYFVSGAIFSAIFLYGVAMIYGATGTTSFYSSCILWREPLYAIGVLMVLFGVLFKAGAAPVHYWVADVYTGAAVAVTGFMAAVVKVAALAALGSIWLSVLVTKASSAPAWNLAEPVTIDSQSESLGVMVMIVAILSIAIGAFGGLAQKSIRRILAFSAVMNAGFILIGLLLPDYLVSGRVQFGPMFYFLITYAVASAGALTGVAYLAGKDDKNETLDDLQGAGRRRPFVSLAVAVCLASLAGLPPVAGFLAKFVLFTGAFSADMSWIAVTGFGFSLVAAAYYLRIAYVLFAPAKKTCECKCQCADNAVFGYMLKFTVAVAAAALLVMGVFPSLALL